TAAAAACAAAAGATCAAATATTATTAGTTACCAATTGGCATGTGGTTACAGGACTTAATCCTTCTGAGCCTTCAAAAATGACAGGAGTATGCATTCCTGAAATATTAAAGGTTACAGTTATTAGCAAGGAAAACACTTTAACCGAGCTTTCGTTTCCACTATATGATAAAAACTTGAAGCCACTTTGGGATGAGCATCCTGAACGAAATGCTGTAGATATAGTAGTTTTACCAATTTCAAGAGAAGTAGAAAAGCATTTCTACGTTTTCGATATATTATCAAAATTAGATTCTTCTCAAATAAAACAAACGGTCGGAACAGACGCATTTATTCTTGGTTACCCATTTAGTAAAGATCAATTATTTGATGCTTTTGGGGATAGTAATCATTATTATCTGCCTGTGTGGAAAAGAGGTAGCATAGCCACAGAACCAAAATTAAAAATAGCAGATAAATTAATTTTGATTGATTCAATGAGTCGCCCTGGAATGTCAGGTTCCCCTGTGGTAATAAGTGAATATGTAGATGTAATGACCGCAAAAAATGAGAAAGGTAATGACATAATTAAACGGATAAATGCTGGCGATACATCAGCATTATTAGAGTTTGACGAAAATGATGTAACTAATGAGAAGGTAAAGAATTTTAACATACTAGGGGTCTATTCTGGAGTTGTTGGTTCAACAAAACTTCAAGAATTAGCTTTAGGGAAATGCTGGCATATCGACACTCTAGTCGATTTAATAGAGAACCATGTCTCTGGTGAAATGCCTTATCACGAACCGCTTGCACCTCATGAATATTATGAAAAATTTCTAGAGAATATGTCAGGGGTGATGATAAGAACAGATTCAAATGGTAATGAAATTTCACGCGTTCCAATGAACTGAATATATTAAATAATAAACGTGAAATGTGTGAAAATTAACATAACAAGGCGTTTAAACGGAACAAAAAAACAGTGGGTTACGTTTCGCTACACATTATAACCCACAATTTTTGTCCGCTTAACGCGGCGTTAGTTTTCTCAGTGTTAATCCATTGATCGGAGTTTGAATTAAGTTATGGAAAATAAAGAAGAAAGCCGATTAATCAAATGTTCCCATTGGTTAGCTAAAACTCGATTCGCCCAATTTGCCTTTTCTTCAGAGTTTCGAATTAGAGCATCTGTTTTAATCTTTATTCTTTTTACTCACTTGTTTTATTGGGCTACAGCTTGGTATTCACCTTGGCCTTATATAGTATTTATGCTTTTTGGCTTTTGGTTTTCACAAGGTGTTTATAAGCCTTGGGCTTTGATAATTAAGCAATCTTCTCAGCCTGTTTATGACTCCGCGATGCTAAAAATTAGTGTTCCTTTTATTATTCTCAACTATATAGCATTATTTGCCTGTCTTTATATGTTTGGGAGTGTTGTTGATGCGAGTGGAAATGAAATTCAAGGCACTTGGAAACACTTTTACTTTAGTACCGTAACACTCACAACACTGGGTTACGGTAATATAGTTCCTAACGATATTGTTGCAGAGGTTATTGCAACCATCCAATCTATTATAGGTTTTATGGGGTTTGCAGTTTTCGCAGGTATAGTTGCTTCAATCGCTTTAAAAAGAGTAGAGTTGCAAGACAAAAACTAACAAGAACATTAAACGGAAAATTTACAGTTGGCTGTTTTTCGTTCCTCAAACATTTTAGCCAACTGTAAATTTCCGCTTATGTAAGCGTTATATTTTAAAGGAGTAATATCTTGGATTCAGACGCATCAGTAAATAATTATCCGGTAAAAAATAGGCTAGATAATGAAAAAGAGTTGTTTGATGTTTTGGACGCGGAAGGGAATGTAATGAAAACCTTTGGGAATGAAGATGAAGCAAAATCTTATAGTAAAACTCTACAAAAAAAAGATGATAGTAAAGATAAAGATATAGAAGACTTTCTCTCTAAAAAAATGTCACCTAAAAATGATAAAGATGGAAATGGCCTTCCACCTCCAAAATAAAATATAACCAACTGTTTTTAGCCTCTTAATGAGGCGTTGAGGCTGTAGAATTACTCTTCTTTAAGAAAAACAGCCTGTTTTATGGGTTCCAAATGTATTACCTAGTGTCTTAAAAACGCTTAGGATTGATTTCAGGAGCTCGTTTTTTAATTGAATTTGGCTGTTAGAGTTATTCTACAGTCTTGTTAGATTTCTCAAGGGGCCATGAGCAATGTACAACCTTTTAGTGACTGCCCATGATGGGGCATGGGAACTTCCCGCCTATGAGTACACAAGAGATAGGTTTCTTGAACATACTAACGATAAAGAGAAAACTCTATTTAAGGTTCTTACAGCTGAACACATTGAATTGCTAAAATCATTCCCTTGCCTATTTGCTTATGAAGGTAAGAGTGAACCAGTGCGAGTCGGAT
The nucleotide sequence above comes from Shewanella sp. Arc9-LZ. Encoded proteins:
- a CDS encoding serine protease; the protein is MINKLSRVTTYIESYAFDRRNGDMVKRSHATGFFVKTKDQILLVTNWHVVTGLNPSEPSKMTGVCIPEILKVTVISKENTLTELSFPLYDKNLKPLWDEHPERNAVDIVVLPISREVEKHFYVFDILSKLDSSQIKQTVGTDAFILGYPFSKDQLFDAFGDSNHYYLPVWKRGSIATEPKLKIADKLILIDSMSRPGMSGSPVVISEYVDVMTAKNEKGNDIIKRINAGDTSALLEFDENDVTNEKVKNFNILGVYSGVVGSTKLQELALGKCWHIDTLVDLIENHVSGEMPYHEPLAPHEYYEKFLENMSGVMIRTDSNGNEISRVPMN
- a CDS encoding ion channel; amino-acid sequence: MENKEESRLIKCSHWLAKTRFAQFAFSSEFRIRASVLIFILFTHLFYWATAWYSPWPYIVFMLFGFWFSQGVYKPWALIIKQSSQPVYDSAMLKISVPFIILNYIALFACLYMFGSVVDASGNEIQGTWKHFYFSTVTLTTLGYGNIVPNDIVAEVIATIQSIIGFMGFAVFAGIVASIALKRVELQDKN